The window GTGCTGCAACAATATACCGGAATCCGGCAGCAGTGGGGATTTTTAACCGGCATTCGTCCAACAAAGCTGTTCCATAAAAAATTGCGGAGCGGGATTTCTAAAGAAGAGGCCCATGAACAATTAAAAAAAGAATATTTAATTACGGATGAAAAGATTCAATTAATGGAGAAAATTGTGGATCGACAACTCACGATTGTCCCTGATCTTTATCACTTGCAAAATGAAGTGAGCATTTATATTGGCATACCGTTTTGCCCAACGAAGTGCGCTTACTGTACTTTTCCTGCTTTTGCAATCCAGGGAAAACAAGGGAGAGTGGCTTCGTTCTTAGGCGGTCTTCATTATGAAATGGAGAAAATCGGCCAATTTTTAAAAGAAAACGGTATAAAAATCACAACGATTTATTATGGAGGAGGTACGCCGACCTCGATCACCGCAGAAGAAATGGATCTTTTATATGAACAAATGTATCGATCATTTCCGAGTGTTGAGAACGTAAGAGAAATTACCGTTGAAGCGGGCCGACCCGATACGATTACGCCAGAAAAACTGGAAGTGCTAAAAAAATGGAATATTGACCGGATCAGCATCAATCCGCAATCTTACATTCAAGAAACGTTGAAAGCCATTGGCCGCCACCATACAGTGGAGGAAACGATTGAAAAATTTCACTTGGCTCGAAGCATGGGAATGAATAATATCAACATGGATTTGATTATCGGCCTTCCTGGTGAAGGAGTGCGGGAATTTCAACATTCATTAGATGAAACAGAAAAACTGATGCCGGAATCTCTGACGATTCATACCCTATCGTTTAAACGTGCATCGGTCATGACCCAAAATAAAGACAAATATCCGGTGGCAAGCCGGGAAGAAGCAGAAGAAATGATGAAATTGGCCCAAGACTGGACCGCAGCGCACAACTATGTTCCTTATTATTTGTACCGGCAAAAAAACATTTTAGGGAACCTTGAAAATGTCGGATATGCCTTACCGGGGCGAGAAAGCATCTATAACATTTTGATCATGGAAGAAGTGCAGACTATTATTGGATTAGGATGCGGGGCAGCAAGCAAATTTATCGATCCGGATACTGGAAAGATTGAACGTTTTGCTAATCCGAAAGACCCAAAATCGTATAATGAACGTTACGAAGAATATACAGAAAAAAAGCTTCAGATTTTACAGCAGCTTTTCTGCAAAAAACAGCCTTCTTGATAAGGCTGTTTTTGATTTGCATGGAAAAACATGATGGAGACTTGCGGGAGAGAACTATTAACATCAAGGCAGATTGATGAAAGAATCGATAGAAAGTCATGCTGAATTTCAAAGTTGAAGAAGTTTAGCCTTCTCATAGAGGCTCTTTTTTATGAGTGAAACAGCAAAAGTTTTCCTGCTGACGATGTGCATCGGTGCGTGTAATCGGAAAAGCCTTTTTCCTTTAGAATTTGGCTGCCTTTTTCTTTAGCCTCATGGTCGTTGGCTGCTTCAAACGTATCATCTAACAACTTTTCACCATTTTTTTGGAAGACAGTCAGCGTATATTCTTTCAATGCAGAAACCTCCCAATATACATCTAGTTAAAAATAAAGAATATTTACAATATTTTGTTTAAATATTGTAAACGATTCTCGCTTATTTTTCAATGGATAAGTTTTTGAATAGATTGTCGGATAATCTGTCTCCTTTGCAAATTGGCCAAAATATCTTTCAGTTTTCACTGTGATGAGGCTAGATTTCAATAGAAAATCTTTCATAATAAAAGTATAATGAAAGAACATACATTCGATTTTTGGCTTGGAGGGAATGCCATCGTGAAACAAATTCGATTTATTCACACGGCGGATCTGCATTTGGATAGTCCGTTTATCGGTTTGGAACAGCGCCTGCCTCCGGAGTTATTTGCAAGAATACGCGAAAGTACTTTTCGTTCTTTTCATAGAATCATAGATGAAGCCATCAAGAGAGAAGTGGATTTTGTTCTTATATCGGGTGATCTATTCGACGGTGAAGACAGAAGCATTAAAGCACAGGCTCGGCTGCAAACAGAAATGAATAGATTAAAACAGCATGGCATTTCCGCCT of the Bacillus smithii genome contains:
- a CDS encoding coproporphyrinogen III oxidase, whose amino-acid sequence is MNILVTGTVDERLHRPLQLIANLFFEETDILLEEENLPDEILRVKLDIQANSVIKVKMALSAPDSAKIYQSSIEKAADPTQTEKEYFKQVKKAVSRAFLEVLQQYTGIRQQWGFLTGIRPTKLFHKKLRSGISKEEAHEQLKKEYLITDEKIQLMEKIVDRQLTIVPDLYHLQNEVSIYIGIPFCPTKCAYCTFPAFAIQGKQGRVASFLGGLHYEMEKIGQFLKENGIKITTIYYGGGTPTSITAEEMDLLYEQMYRSFPSVENVREITVEAGRPDTITPEKLEVLKKWNIDRISINPQSYIQETLKAIGRHHTVEETIEKFHLARSMGMNNINMDLIIGLPGEGVREFQHSLDETEKLMPESLTIHTLSFKRASVMTQNKDKYPVASREEAEEMMKLAQDWTAAHNYVPYYLYRQKNILGNLENVGYALPGRESIYNILIMEEVQTIIGLGCGAASKFIDPDTGKIERFANPKDPKSYNERYEEYTEKKLQILQQLFCKKQPS
- a CDS encoding YhzD family protein yields the protein MKEYTLTVFQKNGEKLLDDTFEAANDHEAKEKGSQILKEKGFSDYTHRCTSSAGKLLLFHS